In one window of Rathayibacter caricis DSM 15933 DNA:
- a CDS encoding Gfo/Idh/MocA family protein: MSGPIGIGVIGVGVISDTYLENLASFPDVEVLVVGDLILDRAKSQAEKHGIPAWGSAEDVLAHPDVQVVVNLTIPAAHIEVSAAAIAAGKHVWSEKPLGLDRAAAAQLLQDAAAKGLRVGSAPDTVLGPGFQTAKRAIAEGVIGEPMFASTTFQTVGPDLWHPSPAFLFAQGAGPLLDMGPYYFTGLVSLFGPVERVAALGRKKLQERVIRSGPDAGTTFPVEVPTSLQVLTSFAAGQQAASLLSFDSALERHGVFEIHGTEGSLVIPDPNQFEGRTAFVKAPTSIADGAWGEQEWTEIEQKGTVVGRGLGLLDMVRAIAEDRPHVATGELGFHVLDVMLSAQESAENGGFVAVDSTLSAPVPAVPVDFDPFAQTV, translated from the coding sequence ATGAGCGGCCCCATCGGCATCGGCGTCATCGGCGTCGGCGTCATCAGCGACACCTACCTCGAGAACCTGGCCTCCTTCCCGGACGTCGAGGTGCTCGTCGTCGGCGACCTGATCCTCGACCGGGCGAAGAGCCAGGCCGAGAAGCACGGCATCCCCGCCTGGGGCTCGGCCGAGGACGTCCTCGCCCACCCCGATGTGCAGGTCGTCGTCAATCTGACGATCCCCGCCGCGCACATCGAGGTCTCGGCCGCCGCGATCGCCGCCGGCAAGCACGTCTGGAGCGAGAAGCCGCTCGGTCTCGACCGCGCGGCCGCCGCGCAGCTGCTGCAGGACGCCGCCGCGAAAGGCCTCCGGGTCGGCTCCGCGCCGGACACCGTCCTCGGCCCGGGCTTCCAGACCGCGAAGCGCGCGATCGCGGAGGGCGTCATCGGCGAGCCGATGTTCGCCTCCACCACGTTCCAGACCGTCGGACCGGACCTCTGGCACCCGAGCCCCGCGTTCCTCTTCGCCCAGGGCGCCGGCCCGCTGCTCGACATGGGCCCGTACTACTTCACCGGCCTCGTCAGCCTCTTCGGCCCGGTCGAGCGCGTGGCGGCCCTCGGGCGCAAGAAGCTCCAGGAGCGGGTCATCCGCTCCGGACCCGACGCCGGCACGACGTTCCCGGTCGAGGTCCCCACCTCGCTGCAGGTGCTGACCTCGTTCGCCGCGGGCCAGCAGGCGGCGAGCCTCCTGAGCTTCGACTCCGCTCTCGAGCGCCACGGCGTCTTCGAGATCCACGGGACGGAGGGATCGCTCGTGATCCCGGACCCGAACCAGTTCGAGGGCCGCACGGCGTTCGTGAAGGCCCCGACCTCGATCGCCGACGGCGCGTGGGGCGAGCAGGAGTGGACCGAGATCGAGCAGAAGGGCACGGTCGTGGGCCGCGGCCTCGGGCTGCTCGACATGGTCCGCGCCATCGCCGAGGACCGTCCGCACGTGGCCACCGGCGAGCTCGGCTTCCACGTGCTCGACGTCATGCTCTCGGCGCAGGAGTCGGCCGAGAACGGCGGATTCGTCGCGGTCGACAGCACCCTGTCGGCGCCGGTGCCGGCGGTGCCGGTCGACTTCGACCCGTTCGCGCAGACGGTCTGA
- a CDS encoding sugar phosphate isomerase/epimerase family protein encodes MTLPLASVQLYTLAKQFSDDPHGSLDKLAAIGLRNVEAFDFVGRPAEIRAALDASGLAAPTGHAPLLSDELWTPDGSIPTPAPEVVFEAAAQIGIRTVIDPFVPVERWLTEDGVADIADRLNKAAEIAATFGLKVGYHNHAQEFIASFDGQTAYERFIASTDERVEIELDLFWALTGGQDVAALVSKLGSRLVAVHVKDGIAPAENPFAPGAAAFGSDTLDQRRPGEGDVPLVEALKAGEGSIEYAVIEYDNAPGDVFADIQASYDFLVKGGYAA; translated from the coding sequence ATGACCCTTCCTCTGGCCTCCGTCCAGCTGTACACGCTGGCCAAGCAGTTCTCCGACGACCCGCACGGGTCGCTCGACAAGCTCGCCGCCATCGGCCTCCGGAACGTCGAGGCGTTCGACTTCGTGGGCCGCCCCGCCGAGATCCGCGCCGCCCTCGACGCGAGCGGCCTCGCCGCTCCGACCGGGCACGCCCCGCTGCTCTCGGACGAGCTGTGGACCCCGGACGGCTCCATCCCGACGCCCGCGCCCGAGGTCGTCTTCGAGGCGGCCGCGCAGATCGGCATCCGGACCGTCATCGACCCCTTCGTCCCGGTCGAGCGCTGGCTGACCGAGGACGGCGTCGCCGACATCGCCGACCGCCTGAACAAGGCCGCCGAGATCGCCGCGACCTTCGGCCTCAAGGTCGGCTACCACAACCACGCGCAGGAGTTCATCGCCTCCTTCGACGGGCAGACCGCGTACGAGCGCTTCATCGCGAGCACCGACGAGCGCGTGGAGATCGAGCTCGACCTGTTCTGGGCGCTGACCGGCGGCCAGGACGTCGCGGCGCTCGTCTCCAAGCTGGGCTCGCGCCTGGTGGCCGTGCACGTCAAGGACGGGATCGCTCCGGCCGAGAACCCGTTCGCTCCCGGGGCCGCCGCGTTCGGCTCCGACACCCTCGACCAGCGCCGCCCGGGCGAGGGCGACGTGCCGCTCGTCGAGGCGCTCAAGGCCGGAGAAGGGTCGATCGAGTACGCCGTCATCGAGTACGACAACGCCCCCGGAGACGTCTTCGCCGACATCCAGGCGAGCTACGACTTCCTCGTGAAGGGCGGGTACGCGGCATGA
- a CDS encoding NtaA/DmoA family FMN-dependent monooxygenase (This protein belongs to a clade of FMN-dependent monooxygenases, within a broader family of flavin-dependent oxidoreductases, the luciferase-like monooxygenase (LMM) family, some of whose members use coenzyme F420 rather than FMN.) — translation MTARDVILGMTLTDGYGNLHGAWRAPGVDPGNYADIDASIRYAQAAERGLFAFLFTPDFPAVRGDLEHSTISNVLDPMVSLTAVARATERIGFVATGSTTFQEPFNLARQFKALDVISHGRAGWNAVTTSDPAVAANYGRPVAERGERYERAHEAIQITQALWGSWEQDAWVRDQPGDRFIDPAKLRPINLQGRHVASRGPLAIPPSEQGQPVVFTSGGPSPHLLSIAGRYASGFIAEVWTIEEARAQRELVRRAARDAGRDPDEVKYFAGLMTTVAPTVREGLDRRIAIAGDMIEARLSHLGAMIGVPLSPDRIDVPLSERELAAARPSSADPRSGVALDVARRGWSPRDVLAHGVIDYHPTVVGPGAVHADHIQEWMEADAVDGFWISPDVYEDGVDTFVDEVVPLLQQRGLYPTEYPGATLRENLGVPAQYGIDPRIREE, via the coding sequence ATGACTGCACGCGACGTCATCCTCGGGATGACCCTCACCGACGGCTACGGCAACCTCCACGGCGCCTGGCGCGCGCCCGGGGTCGATCCGGGAAACTACGCCGACATCGACGCGAGCATCCGGTACGCGCAGGCGGCGGAGCGAGGCCTGTTCGCGTTCCTCTTCACCCCCGACTTCCCGGCCGTGCGCGGGGATCTCGAGCACTCGACGATCAGCAACGTCCTCGATCCGATGGTCTCGCTCACCGCCGTCGCCCGGGCGACCGAGCGCATCGGCTTCGTCGCGACCGGGTCGACCACGTTCCAGGAGCCGTTCAACCTGGCACGCCAGTTCAAGGCGCTCGATGTGATCAGCCACGGCCGGGCGGGCTGGAACGCGGTGACGACGAGCGACCCGGCGGTCGCGGCGAACTACGGCCGACCGGTCGCCGAGCGCGGCGAGCGGTACGAGCGCGCGCACGAGGCGATCCAGATCACCCAGGCCCTCTGGGGGAGCTGGGAGCAGGACGCCTGGGTCAGGGATCAGCCCGGAGACCGCTTCATCGATCCGGCCAAGCTGCGACCGATCAACCTGCAGGGGCGGCACGTCGCGTCCCGCGGGCCCCTGGCGATCCCGCCGTCCGAGCAGGGTCAGCCCGTCGTGTTCACCTCCGGTGGCCCGAGCCCGCACCTGCTGTCGATCGCCGGGCGCTACGCCAGCGGCTTCATCGCCGAGGTGTGGACGATCGAGGAGGCCCGCGCTCAGCGCGAGCTCGTGCGTCGGGCCGCTCGGGACGCGGGCCGCGACCCGGACGAGGTGAAGTACTTCGCCGGTCTGATGACGACCGTCGCACCGACGGTCCGCGAGGGACTCGACCGACGGATCGCGATCGCCGGCGACATGATCGAGGCGCGCCTCTCCCACCTCGGCGCGATGATCGGCGTGCCGCTGAGCCCCGATCGGATCGACGTGCCGCTCTCCGAGCGCGAGCTCGCAGCGGCCCGGCCCTCCTCGGCCGACCCGCGGTCCGGTGTCGCCCTCGACGTCGCCCGCCGGGGCTGGTCCCCCCGGGACGTCCTCGCGCACGGCGTGATCGACTACCACCCGACCGTCGTCGGTCCGGGTGCGGTGCATGCGGACCACATCCAGGAGTGGATGGAGGCCGACGCGGTGGACGGCTTCTGGATCTCGCCGGACGTCTACGAGGACGGCGTCGACACCTTCGTCGACGAGGTCGTGCCCCTGCTGCAGCAGCGCGGGCTCTACCCGACCGAGTACCCCGGCGCCACGCTGCGGGAGAACCTCGGCGTGCCCGCGCAGTACGGGATCGACCCGCGCATCAGGGAGGAATGA
- a CDS encoding MerR family transcriptional regulator, with amino-acid sequence MRIGELSKRTGVPSRMLRYYEEQGLITPRRLDNGYREYDDYLIDRVGKVRGLIDAGIPTRIVTSILPCLGQPRSIVVENADPGLFDLLETERDRMSEKIDFLTHNRDALTSYLEDLARVGVRSRSEAS; translated from the coding sequence ATGCGCATCGGAGAACTGTCGAAGCGGACGGGAGTCCCGTCCCGGATGCTTCGCTACTACGAGGAGCAGGGGCTCATCACCCCGCGGAGACTCGACAACGGGTACCGGGAGTACGACGACTACCTCATCGACCGCGTCGGCAAGGTCAGGGGACTCATCGACGCCGGCATCCCCACCCGGATCGTGACGAGCATCCTGCCCTGCCTGGGACAACCTCGGTCCATCGTCGTCGAGAACGCCGACCCCGGTCTCTTCGACCTGCTCGAGACCGAGCGCGACCGGATGAGCGAGAAGATCGACTTCCTCACGCACAACCGCGACGCCCTCACGAGCTATCTCGAGGATCTCGCTCGGGTGGGCGTCCGGTCGCGGAGCGAGGCGAGCTGA
- a CDS encoding DMT family transporter — protein MNTTRSWIFYAALLVLFWGVWGAFSSLPITLYGYPDEMIYVIWAFTMIIPAAFALRGQKFDRRPAAAIYGLLIGLTGAGGQLLLFNALSTGPAYLIFPIISVSPAITVLMAVALLRERLRRLAVIGLVAALAAIVLFSIAGASGEATPGPWLVIAILVSIAWGVQAFFMRKAATIGVNDATTFAWMAVSGLLLVPFAVMSMGGLPLDVPWQAPALTAATQLLNAVGALFLVMALSRGKASIVAPTTNALAPVLTIAVSLVFYQTLPSVFGTIAIVLALAGSTLMVYSDEKRGESVPAKLATPEEATTTRR, from the coding sequence ATGAACACGACACGCTCCTGGATCTTCTACGCCGCCCTCCTGGTGCTCTTCTGGGGGGTGTGGGGAGCCTTCTCCTCCCTCCCGATCACCCTCTACGGCTACCCGGACGAGATGATCTACGTGATCTGGGCCTTCACCATGATCATCCCCGCGGCCTTCGCACTGCGGGGCCAGAAGTTCGACCGCCGACCCGCGGCGGCGATCTACGGCCTCCTCATCGGGCTGACGGGCGCCGGCGGGCAGCTGCTGCTCTTCAATGCGCTCTCGACCGGACCCGCCTACCTGATCTTCCCGATCATCTCCGTCTCGCCGGCGATCACCGTGCTGATGGCCGTGGCCCTCCTCCGCGAACGACTGCGACGACTCGCCGTCATCGGCCTCGTCGCCGCCCTCGCCGCCATCGTCCTGTTCAGCATCGCCGGCGCGTCCGGAGAGGCGACGCCGGGACCCTGGCTCGTGATCGCGATCCTCGTCAGCATCGCCTGGGGTGTGCAGGCGTTCTTCATGCGCAAGGCCGCGACCATCGGGGTGAACGACGCGACGACGTTCGCCTGGATGGCCGTGAGCGGACTCCTCCTGGTGCCGTTCGCCGTGATGAGCATGGGCGGCCTGCCCCTGGACGTGCCCTGGCAGGCTCCGGCGCTCACCGCCGCGACGCAGCTCCTCAACGCGGTCGGCGCCCTGTTCCTCGTCATGGCGCTGAGCCGCGGCAAGGCGTCCATCGTGGCTCCGACGACCAATGCGCTCGCGCCCGTGCTGACCATCGCCGTGTCCCTCGTCTTCTACCAGACCCTGCCCAGCGTCTTCGGGACGATCGCGATCGTTCTGGCGCTCGCCGGATCGACGCTGATGGTCTACAGCGACGAGAAGAGGGGGGAGTCGGTCCCCGCGAAGCTGGCGACTCCGGAGGAGGCGACGACCACGCGTCGCTGA
- a CDS encoding N-acetylglucosamine kinase, whose product MALFLGVDGGGSKTDFVLLDHDGHIAARTTTASCYYFTEGIELVTGILTAGLAEITAQARITPADIDQAFFGLPGYGEVSSDIERLDALPGDVLGHTRFTCDNDMVCGWAGSLGAVDGINVISGTGSMTYGERQGATHRVGGWSELFGDEGSGYWIAVQGLNAFSRMSDGRLPRGPLYELMRSRAGILGDLDLIDVVVNRWKGLRVNIGDLSKTVVQAAEAGDEVAQRILRDACSELVEIVETTRTHLGFLDEPVPVSYSGGMFSTALIRDGFVAALSALPADYDIRTPRFSPGVGGALYAAKTAGTPLPESALARLASH is encoded by the coding sequence GTGGCTCTCTTCCTGGGTGTCGACGGCGGCGGGTCGAAGACCGACTTCGTGCTCCTCGACCACGACGGGCACATCGCGGCACGGACGACGACGGCGAGCTGCTACTACTTCACCGAGGGGATCGAGCTGGTCACCGGCATCCTGACCGCCGGTCTCGCCGAGATCACCGCGCAGGCCCGCATCACCCCGGCCGACATCGACCAGGCGTTCTTCGGCCTCCCCGGGTACGGCGAGGTCAGCTCGGACATCGAGCGCCTCGACGCCCTGCCCGGAGACGTCCTCGGACACACCCGCTTCACCTGCGACAACGACATGGTCTGCGGCTGGGCCGGCTCTCTCGGAGCCGTCGACGGCATCAACGTGATCAGCGGCACCGGCTCGATGACCTACGGCGAGCGTCAGGGCGCGACGCACCGCGTCGGCGGGTGGAGCGAGCTGTTCGGCGACGAGGGCTCCGGGTATTGGATCGCCGTCCAGGGGCTCAACGCCTTCAGCCGGATGAGCGACGGACGCCTCCCTCGGGGCCCGCTCTACGAGCTCATGCGCTCCCGGGCCGGGATCCTCGGCGACCTCGACCTCATCGATGTGGTGGTCAACCGGTGGAAGGGCCTCCGGGTGAACATCGGCGACCTCTCCAAGACGGTCGTCCAGGCCGCCGAGGCCGGCGACGAGGTGGCGCAGCGCATCCTCCGCGACGCCTGCAGCGAACTCGTCGAGATCGTCGAGACCACGCGCACGCACCTGGGCTTCCTCGACGAGCCGGTCCCCGTCTCCTACTCGGGAGGCATGTTCAGCACGGCGCTCATCCGCGACGGATTCGTGGCCGCGCTGTCCGCGCTGCCGGCGGACTACGACATCCGGACGCCGCGCTTCAGCCCGGGAGTCGGCGGAGCGCTGTACGCCGCGAAGACCGCGGGAACGCCCCTCCCCGAGAGCGCTCTGGCGCGACTCGCCTCGCACTAG
- a CDS encoding SIS domain-containing protein, which translates to MTTTDLPETLATAREIDQQPDVWRECAGIVSDRRPAIDAFLAPLLARPDLRIVLTGAGTSAFVGDIAAPALTRLLGRRVDAVATTDLVSNPRQHLAEDLPTLLVSFARSGNSPESSAATVLADEVLTSVRHLVITCDPTGALYLAHHGRDASHVVLMPALSNDSGFAMTSSFTSMLLAALLIFTGDDDAAVSKLRAAASQILDDRRSEITRLASSDFERVIYLGSGPLTGLARESALKLLELTAGKVVTYYDSALGFRHGPKAVLDATTLVIVYLSSDEYTRRYDLDIVAELRTTLSPERVVTVSATPVPESTADDWVLADLDGLDDSSLAVAYVVVAQLLGLSFSIALGMTPDNPFPDGSVNRVVRGVTIHPLTPSSGRAGRGEE; encoded by the coding sequence ATGACCACCACAGACCTCCCCGAGACCCTCGCGACAGCCCGCGAGATCGACCAGCAGCCCGATGTCTGGCGCGAGTGCGCCGGGATCGTCAGCGACCGGCGCCCGGCGATCGACGCCTTCCTCGCCCCGCTCCTCGCACGCCCCGACCTCCGGATCGTCCTGACCGGAGCGGGGACGTCGGCCTTCGTCGGCGACATCGCGGCCCCCGCCCTGACGCGTCTCCTCGGACGACGCGTCGACGCCGTGGCGACCACCGACCTCGTGTCGAACCCGCGCCAGCACCTGGCGGAGGACCTGCCGACGCTGCTCGTCTCGTTCGCCCGCTCGGGCAACAGCCCCGAGAGCTCCGCCGCGACGGTCCTCGCCGATGAGGTGCTCACCTCGGTCCGCCACCTCGTGATCACCTGCGATCCGACCGGCGCCCTCTACCTCGCGCACCACGGGCGGGACGCGTCGCACGTCGTCCTGATGCCGGCGCTGTCCAACGACAGCGGCTTCGCCATGACGTCCAGCTTCACGTCGATGCTCCTCGCCGCCCTCCTGATCTTCACCGGCGACGACGACGCGGCCGTCTCGAAGCTCCGGGCCGCCGCGTCGCAGATCCTGGACGACCGGCGCTCCGAGATCACCCGGCTCGCGTCCTCGGACTTCGAGCGCGTGATCTACCTGGGCAGCGGACCCCTCACCGGCCTCGCGCGGGAGTCGGCCCTGAAGCTGCTCGAGCTCACCGCCGGGAAGGTCGTGACCTATTACGACTCCGCCCTCGGGTTCCGCCACGGCCCGAAGGCGGTGCTGGACGCCACCACCCTCGTGATCGTCTACCTGTCCTCGGACGAGTACACGCGCCGCTACGACCTCGACATCGTCGCCGAGCTGCGCACGACGCTCTCGCCGGAACGCGTCGTCACCGTCTCGGCCACTCCGGTGCCCGAGTCGACGGCGGACGACTGGGTGCTCGCGGACCTCGACGGACTCGACGACTCCTCCCTCGCCGTCGCCTACGTCGTCGTCGCGCAGCTCCTGGGCCTGTCGTTCTCGATCGCCCTCGGGATGACCCCGGACAACCCGTTCCCCGACGGATCGGTCAACCGCGTCGTCCGCGGCGTGACGATCCACCCGCTCACGCCGTCCTCCGGCCGCGCCGGTCGCGGGGAGGAGTAG
- a CDS encoding D-tagatose-bisphosphate aldolase, class II, non-catalytic subunit, which produces MTDHLWNTVRDHRAGEPLGVYSVCSAHPTVLEASIRQALEDGTYLLVEATSNQVDQFGGYTGMTPADFREFVFGIADRLGFARDRLVLGGDHLGPNRWQRLDAEQAMVNAEALVAAYVEAGYTKIHLDCSMACAGEEAPLSDDVVAERSARLLRVAEDTAARTGRRQQVLYVIGTEVPVPGGAHETLHELVPTAREAALLTLDRHRAAFLAEGLLHVWPRIIALVVQPAVEFDHLQVIDYRSDATLDLRTVLDDEPGLVFEAHSTDYQEPARLAELVGDHWAILKVGPGLTFALREGLFALAGIEDQLVPAGKRSNLVEVIERRMLEHSGYWEGYYEGSDDEQRIARRFSYSDRMRYYWPDADIEAAQERLYDNLTAQAIPLPLISQFLPDQYARIRAGDLSADPRELVVDKVRDALRPYAQACSPSHRDIVVP; this is translated from the coding sequence GTGACCGACCACCTGTGGAACACCGTCCGCGACCATCGAGCGGGCGAACCGCTCGGCGTCTACTCGGTGTGCTCCGCGCATCCGACCGTGCTCGAGGCCTCGATCCGCCAGGCGCTCGAGGACGGCACCTACCTCCTCGTCGAGGCGACCTCAAACCAGGTCGACCAGTTCGGCGGCTACACGGGCATGACCCCCGCCGATTTCCGGGAGTTCGTCTTCGGGATCGCCGACCGCCTCGGCTTCGCCCGCGACCGCCTCGTGCTTGGCGGCGACCACCTGGGACCCAACCGCTGGCAGCGCCTCGACGCCGAGCAGGCCATGGTGAACGCCGAGGCGCTCGTGGCGGCGTACGTCGAGGCCGGCTACACGAAGATCCACCTGGACTGCAGCATGGCCTGCGCGGGGGAGGAGGCGCCCCTGAGCGACGACGTCGTCGCCGAGCGCTCGGCCCGTCTGCTGCGCGTCGCCGAGGACACCGCGGCGCGGACCGGCCGCCGACAGCAGGTCCTCTACGTGATCGGCACGGAGGTGCCGGTGCCGGGCGGCGCCCACGAGACGCTGCACGAGCTGGTCCCGACGGCCCGCGAGGCGGCGCTCCTGACCCTGGACCGCCACCGCGCCGCGTTCCTCGCCGAGGGTCTCCTGCACGTCTGGCCGCGCATCATCGCCCTCGTCGTCCAGCCCGCCGTCGAGTTCGACCACCTCCAGGTCATCGACTACCGGAGCGACGCGACGCTCGATCTGCGCACCGTGCTCGACGACGAGCCGGGACTGGTGTTCGAGGCCCATTCGACGGACTATCAGGAGCCGGCCCGGCTCGCCGAGCTCGTCGGGGACCACTGGGCGATCCTGAAGGTCGGACCGGGACTGACCTTCGCGCTGCGGGAAGGGCTCTTCGCCCTCGCCGGCATCGAGGACCAGCTCGTCCCCGCCGGGAAGCGGTCGAACCTCGTCGAGGTCATCGAGCGCCGGATGCTGGAGCACTCCGGCTACTGGGAGGGCTACTACGAGGGCAGCGACGACGAGCAGCGCATCGCCCGCCGCTTCAGCTACAGCGATCGGATGCGCTACTACTGGCCGGACGCGGACATCGAGGCCGCCCAGGAGCGGCTCTACGACAACCTGACGGCGCAGGCGATCCCGCTGCCGCTGATCAGCCAGTTCCTCCCCGACCAGTACGCACGGATCCGCGCCGGCGATCTGAGCGCCGACCCGCGCGAGCTGGTCGTCGACAAGGTCCGCGACGCCCTGCGGCCCTACGCCCAGGCCTGCTCACCCTCCCACCGCGACATCGTCGTCCCCTGA
- a CDS encoding class II fructose-bisphosphate aldolase, whose amino-acid sequence MPLTTTRELIDAAVARSSAVFGFNVITLEQAEAVVAGAEEAGTGAILQVSENAIGFHDGDMGPLLSACAGIAAASSVPLALHLDHFRDEALIGEGIERAAGLGVSSIMVDASHRSHDRNVSETLRAAQRAQELGLWVEAELGEIGGKDGAHSPLVRTRPHEAVDFVAATRVDALAVAVGSSHAMTSASAELDLELTALLAQVVDVPLVLHGSSGVRDALLVSAVAAGVRKINVGTALNIAFTEQIRLALAEDPRMHDPRRYIAGGRQAISRTVDHLCGLLTGASDSGLVR is encoded by the coding sequence ATGCCTCTCACCACCACCCGTGAACTGATCGACGCTGCCGTCGCTCGGAGCAGTGCCGTCTTCGGTTTCAACGTGATCACCCTCGAGCAGGCCGAGGCGGTCGTCGCGGGCGCCGAGGAGGCGGGTACCGGCGCGATCCTGCAGGTCAGCGAGAACGCGATCGGGTTCCACGACGGCGACATGGGACCTCTCCTGTCGGCGTGCGCCGGCATCGCCGCCGCGTCCTCCGTCCCCCTCGCGCTGCACCTCGACCACTTCCGTGACGAGGCGCTCATCGGAGAGGGGATCGAGCGCGCGGCGGGACTCGGAGTGAGTTCGATCATGGTCGACGCCTCGCACCGCTCCCACGACCGCAACGTCTCCGAGACCCTCCGAGCCGCGCAGCGGGCGCAGGAGCTCGGTCTCTGGGTCGAAGCGGAGCTCGGCGAGATCGGCGGGAAGGACGGCGCTCACTCCCCGCTGGTGCGGACGCGACCGCACGAGGCCGTCGACTTCGTCGCCGCCACCCGCGTGGACGCCCTGGCGGTCGCCGTCGGCAGCTCGCACGCGATGACGTCGGCGAGCGCGGAGCTCGACCTCGAACTGACGGCGCTCCTGGCGCAGGTCGTCGACGTGCCTCTCGTGCTGCACGGATCGTCCGGGGTGCGCGACGCGCTCCTCGTCTCCGCCGTCGCCGCGGGCGTCCGGAAGATCAACGTGGGCACCGCCTTGAACATCGCCTTCACCGAGCAGATCCGACTCGCGCTCGCCGAGGACCCCCGCATGCACGACCCCCGCCGCTACATCGCGGGCGGCAGGCAGGCGATCAGCAGGACGGTCGACCACCTCTGCGGCCTCCTGACCGGAGCGTCCGACAGCGGACTCGTCCGATGA
- a CDS encoding DeoR/GlpR family DNA-binding transcription regulator, translating to MPSSRTSDAAARSMSGKRADRMRRILQLLHEHSSRSLAELAEDLGVSAATLRRDLADLDEQGELVRTHGGARERGSRSEIPVRLRDSRFRHEKQVIARRAVDLIPAGPYALALSGGTTTAEVARALRHRSGLTVITNSLAIAMECVAWPRLQVLITGGVIRPSSLEAVGSLAEASFRAINVGTAILGTDGISAAGGVTTHDETEARTNHAMVAKAQRVIVVADGSKIGQATLAKMADLGEVDDLVTDSSADPAALREISDAGVTVHVVDASPRSPASGHDR from the coding sequence ATGCCGTCCAGCCGCACCTCCGATGCCGCCGCACGCTCGATGTCGGGCAAGCGGGCCGACCGGATGCGGCGGATCCTCCAGCTCCTGCACGAGCACTCGAGCCGGTCCCTCGCGGAGCTCGCCGAGGATCTCGGCGTCTCCGCCGCCACCCTCCGCCGCGACCTCGCCGACCTCGACGAGCAGGGCGAGCTCGTGCGGACCCACGGCGGCGCCCGCGAGCGCGGATCCCGGAGCGAGATACCCGTCCGCCTGCGCGACTCCCGCTTCCGGCACGAGAAGCAGGTCATCGCGCGTCGAGCCGTCGATCTGATCCCCGCCGGCCCCTACGCACTCGCCCTGAGCGGAGGGACGACGACGGCCGAGGTCGCCCGCGCGCTCCGGCACCGCTCGGGGCTCACCGTGATCACCAACTCCCTCGCCATCGCGATGGAGTGCGTCGCATGGCCGCGGCTCCAGGTCCTCATCACCGGCGGCGTCATCCGCCCGAGCTCGCTCGAGGCGGTGGGCTCGCTGGCCGAGGCGTCCTTCCGGGCGATCAACGTCGGCACCGCGATCCTCGGCACCGACGGCATCAGCGCGGCAGGAGGAGTCACGACCCACGACGAGACCGAGGCGCGGACGAACCACGCGATGGTCGCCAAGGCGCAGCGCGTGATCGTCGTCGCCGACGGATCGAAGATCGGGCAGGCGACCCTCGCGAAGATGGCCGACCTGGGCGAGGTCGACGACCTGGTGACCGACTCCTCCGCCGACCCGGCCGCGCTGCGCGAGATCAGCGACGCGGGCGTCACCGTGCACGTGGTGGACGCGAGCCCCCGATCGCCCGCTTCCGGACATGACCGCTAG
- a CDS encoding nuclear transport factor 2 family protein produces the protein MNDSSSTETSASEMTPEILAAFSDAWARHDLEALMSHITDDCVYSASVGPEPGRTWTGREQVREGFALMLAFDTGQERHEDAQPLIAGTRGAGTWSFTGTGPDGEVQVTRGCDIYEFRGGRIARKDAFRKVYNADE, from the coding sequence ATGAACGACTCCTCCTCGACCGAGACCAGCGCGAGTGAGATGACGCCCGAGATCCTCGCGGCGTTCAGCGACGCCTGGGCCCGCCACGACCTCGAGGCTCTGATGAGCCACATCACCGACGACTGCGTCTACAGCGCGTCCGTCGGTCCCGAGCCCGGCCGCACCTGGACCGGCCGGGAGCAGGTGCGGGAGGGCTTCGCGCTCATGCTCGCCTTCGACACCGGGCAGGAGCGCCACGAGGACGCGCAGCCCCTCATCGCGGGCACCCGCGGTGCGGGCACGTGGTCCTTCACCGGGACGGGCCCCGACGGCGAGGTCCAGGTCACGCGCGGCTGCGACATCTACGAGTTCCGCGGCGGGAGGATCGCGCGCAAGGACGCGTTCCGGAAGGTCTACAATGCCGACGAGTAG